gttgttactcgtcaacctcagggttcagtgCCCCGCTACCCTATATGATAGCGAACGATGTTATTACCATAATATCTATAAGGGTTCCtgtaagggttttaattgtcaatactacgttaggtagtccgactatgaacttggcaagagttcttattattttagtgaacttatcattttaacgatgCATCAtatctgaggtttataacgcttagctctgataccatttctgtaacacccccaaatccagggtcggggatccgggttgtcatgagttccatttctataaacaacacttaatcttagtaaacaaccaactactgctACCGTGACCCCGTAATATGTACCCAtatacaccacaagttatagtctctgagatgaataccaaaaataatataACTCATGATATTCCACAACTATtagtcattacacctcaaaagggtttctgaataaatttacatattctttgccattattaaaattcataaatatacataagtctgatacatcaaaagttgaaagcctagcctatttgtagtttctacctcagctacagcagcatcaacgcctacagcggcatcaacgcctacaggaaactgcggaacgtttcctttCCGCTCGAGAATTGGGATTTTAGTCCCGTTCATCTTGTCTACCTGTTTTTGTGTGATGAAATAataaagaaagggtgagcaacaagcccaccaaaataacatgtataataattaacaatatatgagtattcttctagtactcatgaaagtcttggtcaagaaaaaatgaaccaagtttgatatcttaacgcgaccaagtagcaaaatattcagtatatatgtatatatagttttcaaaatctttgaaatcctcttccatgtataatatacatagagttccagtttataattgtataaaaatatcgttgcaaggtaatctcatatatctaaccttgtctcaatgtttttctgaaaatctttatcatgcataagataatcatttactagatataagttaaaaagatgaatttacaagatactccaatatacttatatcttttacgaatactacttgaactaccaccgttcaaggtataatcagtttcaaaagttcatcacatagacgcgacaacaagataagacttgaatagaatcaatctttgaaatatcaaaaggaatgaagttacgagatacttcattaagtcccgatatatataaacatatatatatacctCTCATATGCTCCTTGAAAATGTCTGTTATGAAGAGTATAAACAAAGTTGCAATAatcaatgaatttggaaagaagaaaactttggcataaacctgatatcttacTGATCAGGCAGAGATACCAATTATGTCACtttctctactagtagatggatgaattcctcaccgatCATCACCCTGGACGCATTAGGACTTCGCGCTAGAccattacccggccactcacgcgttgatgaactgtcacccagcctcttacaccttgatagaccataccccggcctgtcgcttatgccgactcatttagatggacttaattcccgaatgttgggcaagtaatcaaaagcTCTTTTATCAAATCAGCAACTTCTTTGCGacaaaaatacaccacggagaCGGATCCCtgaggttttgagcgagtatttaaatccccttcgaaaggaagatcttaaatttgaaacaagttttgggatccgctctaacctttaaaatcattttgaagactcaaaaacatttgAAAAATGTTTGAAGCaaggatgatttaataaaataaatcagtttcgatatattagaaaaaatctgaatattattctttaaataataatcccataaagaatagtttttataaaaataaatgaagtaaaagttttgtaactaatacttgaaatggataataattaagaaaagatatacttatatgaaagtaagatctttatttgaataatcgaaaataatatttgattattaatcaaaactattgaataaccttattcgattaatagttatagaaaactatatatatatacatatatagttTATACATGGGGGTATCGCCCCCGGTTTAGGAAAATAATCAACAGGTTccctatactaaaggtatacgcaatactgcctatctctagcataggtattaagCAGTTTATAAgtaattgaatcaacaatgagatatcaagattgtAAAGCAGGCATGCATATGTATACCTCATATTAACATGCTtaatatattgcaagattttctaaacaacaatcatgcatttatctcaagataatgcatttatatatattattacacccaaaatttggtattggTTTGACTCGGGTCAAATGCGGATTAATTTGAGTCAAACTCGATATTCTATTGTAAAAGGAGAGGACGCGTCCAGGCCCACAGGACGCGCCCAACTTGGAGGAGGGTGCCTTACAAGGGATGGCCTTATAATAGGAAAGCTTGGAAGCGGATGGACACGCCCTAGAGCTGTGAACGTGTCCAATATGTTGGAAACATTTGACGGTTATGTTTGTCTGGCAGTGAAGGTTGGATAGACAACTCAGAGAGAAAGGACGCGTCCTGATATGTTGAATGTCAGGGAAGGTAGTTGTTGGAAGAATAAATACAAGTTTAATGGGGGTTAGGGTGCGCCCAATGtcttaggacgcgtcctatgAGTGGTAGTTGCATTCTCGAGGGTGACTTCAGGATAAAGCTTACATGGAAATGAGCAGTGGAGATTATTTTTACTAACATATTTGTTgtaggtactctttgaagaattccctccttgagacggtcaaggacgaggatgtccgtgaaaagcttgaaggcctccaggggtatgcctgatgattgaaggcctcctcctgtattcaacgggtgtcctcgttggggatgcggggttaacattcgtctgtgctttgggaactctgttcttgtattcaacgggtgtcctcgttggaggactttggagtcatcctgcactttgcacccaagagcttgggatcacctgtcctgttatctggtgggttatcctcattcgggggacagggatgcgtccggcacttggggtgaaccgtggctatacctgcatCCATAAATCgagggagatagctgtagcggagtgttatccttgcgcagggagatgcactatccgtgaaaCAAGGGATCTCTTGGAAAAAACAAGGGAAAATTCTCAGCTGAGACTTATGGCGTATCAACAGCGTGCCGTAatgtattataacaagaaggtaaagggacaGCTACTGAAGGTAGGAGATTTGGTGCTCAGGAAAGTGATGCCAAACACAAAAAATCCTCAATATGGAGTGTctggagctaattgggaaggaccatacaagataaAAGCAATCTTGTGGAAAGGGACTTATCACCTTGAGGATATGGAAGGAAAGCTGGTTCCGCAAGCGTGGAACgcggaacatctccgaaagtattatcagtaaggcGCGGCTTTGGCCCCTTACATATCTTTTTATTATATACTTAGGGTTGTGCCCAGATTATAGACTAGAAGTAAAATAAATCCCTCCTAGCCCAGGGGGTAGTGCATGTATTACTTACCTTAGAACTGGTTGAAGGATCATTTCTTCGAATAAATTCCCCATAGAGCATAATAgccgtgggactggtgcacttttgacaATAGAGCACATTATTAATAAAAACTTTGAAATTTTCCCAAGGGTTGTTTAATTGTTGATTTGCTTGGCTCTTTGACGCGTCCTAATCACAGGACGCGCCCTGATGAACAGTTCTATACATATATTGGTAGAGGCAATGATTGATAAAGGGAACAACAAAACTCAAGTAAAAATGGAACTAAGACGCGTCTTGTGACAAAGGATGCGCCCAACTAATCATGGTTAATGTTCCTGTGCTCTAATTTTGGCACTCCATTATTAAAAACTCGAACGCGTCTCCAAGAAGGACGTGTCCAGTCTGAGAAATTGAAAATATCTTTAGAAGTAAAGGGTAGACGCGTCAAGACACTAGGACGCGCCCCTCATGCTTTATGCCTTATCTAAAATACACAAGTACAACATGATATCATGCTCGTTAAGAATATACTATCCAGACaattcaaaaacaaaacaaataaagaCGCGTCCAATTAAAGAGGACGCACCCATTAAGGAAATCTATTTGTTTGAAACATGTGATAGTAAAGAAAATAATAACAAGATTTAAAAGGCGACGCGTCCTCAACATAGGACGCGCCCAGATATCTGACAAAATAAGATAGTCAAGAAAGTAAAAATCTGCATAATTGCGGAAAAAAAGGCTTTATAAAAATACAAGCAGATGAAATGCAGAAAACGACAATCAAAGTTTACAACTTGCAAGGCTTAAAAGGGGCTCGTACCCTTAAAATAGTTCAGATAAAAACTTCGTAAATAGACATAGGGCACGTCCTAAGCAGGACGTGCGTCCTGAGgcttcactacaagaaaaaagtccatagacatcggtttttggccgatgtctatgctgtttcgcaaccgatgttgatgtcggtgatgtctattctagacatcggccataacccgatgtctttactagcttagacatcgtttctagaaaaaaaactgatgtccatgcattgttttttacaaaaaatgttagaaataaataatttaataaataaattacacttATTACAACAGATTAAACATATAACGAGCTATGTTTTTTACAATATAGACATCATATATTTTCTtttaggtgatgtaaaatcagatattaaacatcAATTTATTCAGTAAAAGGCGATGTCTGTAGTTGCACATAGACATCAATTATATCCCAaacaaagtgatgtctatgttcaaTTTACACTTGAATATATCtatctttgacatcagtttttttatcaaaaatgatgtacattaacttttttgacatcagtttttcttctttaaaagtgatgtataattatttttgagatatcagtatttattcattaaaagtgatgtacaattattttttgacatcagtattaattcattaaaatacGTATTTACATCTCAGTATTTCAGcactatttttatttttgaagttAAATGCTGCAATTGGAAGATCtgagaattaatatatatttgaaattcTACACTGCCAGTGTAAACTACAAAGATTAtttgatgaaatatttacagGATTTTCAGCAAGATCAGATCAACCAAATCAAGAGTCACACTAGTTCCCCCTGTTATGATACAAAGTTGTGCGCACTAGTAAGCTGGTTTTGCAACAACTTTACTTTGATGCTTGAGGACTTTGTAATAGAGCAGCTATATCCAGTCCATGACTCCCACTCCGTTGTAGTCCCTCCATAGTTGATAAAAGTGAGTAATCTGCGGGTTTCACAATAGCTCTTTGTCTCAGAATATGGAGGTGATCTTGATTTGGAAGCAACTCGACAtcatagttgaagagtaagattGTTGTTGCACTTACATTGAGGTTTTCGGGAGCAGGGAAGATCTTTCTTTAAGCACCAAGCAACTCTACAAAATAAACTAAGCTAGTTCATGGCGTGCTTATAAAAAACTAGTAGATATCATGTCTATAGAAACTTACGAATTGTTTTTTAAAGATGACATGCTGGATATAAGATTCCTGTAAAAGATACAAAATGAATTTAAAGAAATATTGATATTTAGTTTATAGAGTATATGAAGCAGGAAGAAACCTACACATTAGATGGCTGGCAGTTATATTCAGCTGTCCGTGAAAAATTGTTGTAAGATACATCACTGCAGCCAATATAATTATGAAATTTGTGAATACGATAAACATGGAACTTAATAATGATCCATCCTGGCATGTGGTTTCTCTAAATCTAGATGATATATTAAACTGAAAGCTGTGTAAAGAAATAACAAATTTTCTTTGCTGCCAGAAATCCAACTTGGTATCTCTCCAGTCAATGAATTGTGATTCAGATACCTACATTCGATTACAAGTTGGTGTCACACTTCTGAGTACATTAGTTTACAAATTACATAGAGGCTAAATTAAACAGGTGTAGGAAAGAAGATAAATTATGCAAGTCCGGCTATCCGAGTTAGTTGCATGTGTTCCCGGAAGGTAATAATTTCTTATAAGAAGTATTTGAAACAAATTCACATACATATATTGTATACTAAGGTCGTTTAAGAGCGCCATTGAATCTGGTATTTGAACTTCGACGAGAAATCCAGAAGTACCCTCATAATTTACAATGTTCTTCTTTATATGCATAGACAGAACAGTGTAACTAAATTATTATAAGGAGAGTCTCTGAATGTGCTAATGAATTCTACATAGTAATACTTAAAAATATAGGTCTCTGTTGTGTGCTTGTATCGACTAATGCATCTGTGAAAACATATATAGTACATTGTAATTCCTCACACGCGCATGCACAGACATACATTGTGAGGAACTCCATTACCAGAAATTAGTACCGGATTGAGCAATAATAAAATTAGCTTACAGGGTTTTTAGTTGACCAAGTACTCCAAAGTATTCTGGAAGTGCACCATTGATCAAGCAATTTCTTAATATCCTGCAAAAAAAAGAAATGTTAACTAATTTTTTCAGGGAAACACATTTGCATCATACAAAATTTATGTACGACTTACAGCACATGCAAGGATTGCATATCTTTTAAATCTGGGATAGTCGAATTTCTTCCAGTCAGATCAGATATCCTCCTATCAATAGAAAGCACAAAAATAATCAACTGATCTCAAAAGTCCAAACCAAAAATCAACTACAATGATAGAAAGTCATGAAGGTATTAAACATTGGCTAGATATTTGAGCAGTTCTTACAGTTCTATTAGATTTCTCAGACGGGAGATGCTCAATGGAATTGGACCCTCCAGTCCTATTCCCTGCAAGTTCCTGCACAAAATTTGAAGTTTATTGAGAGGTATATGTAACCGTATTTTATAGAATATGTACTAACAACCAAGTAGAACCAAACTGAAGCATAATCGACCAAAATTACTCACAGTCTTGTCATATTTGTCCAGTTTCCAATGAAATCGGGTATCTTCCCCGAGAAATCATTCCCATCTATCCTACTGCAAGGAGTAGATAATTTTAAGACTCTGTTAAACTTAGAAATATACAGTATAGATGAAGTAGTACTTACAAATCCTCTAGATTCCTCAGGTTGCCAAATATTTCTGGTATTGTTCCATTTAATTTATTTGCAGAAACAACGCTGTGAAGATTGTTTGCAAGATTTCCATCAATAGATAAATAATGATAGAAGTGTTAAAGCATTAtgtaattatgttttaattataataaaaatgtGAACACATTATGTAATAGATAAAAGCCCTCCATGAAGAACCCTTTAGGCATGCAATTGTAATTCTTACAATCTCCTCAAGCCAATCAAACTTCCAAAGTTTCGAGGAATAGGCCCTTCAAGTAGATTATCTTCCAAAAACCTGAAAAGTTCAACTCAGATTAAGTCAACCAAAGCTTATACTTGAAATCCAAGTCATATAGATCACATTTTCACTTACAGCTCCTGAAGAGTAGCGATGTTGGCTAGTTCCTGAGGAATCGAACCTTGGATACGATTCCCCAAAAGGGATCTGCAGAAAAGAGAGTTCTAATTTACTACAGCTCTAAGAGGTCATGCTAGGAAGCTTAATTTAAAGATATGTTTAGTTCACTACACTGCACAAAAAAATGCAGACACAAAATTAGCAAGTATCACAATAAAATCATACAGAAAGACAACGCGAAGCTGACCAAAAGCTCTGGGAATGGTTCCTCAGAGGCATGAACCTCGAGTGAGAAGAAGGCCCAGATGAGAAATTCACATGATCACCAAACCTATTCATTGGGGAACTTAATCATGTATTAGTCTTATTATAAGATCTGAAGTTTCCCACATCATTCATCCCCGCGAATCCTGTTAATAAGCATCAAGTTTTTAGCAGTTCTTAACAACATGTTATTTTATGACACATACAAGACTCAACCAAAACTAAACCATGTCATAGTGTTCAACAAAATTTTTGTTTTGTCAACTACAGAGCATTGCACATACATCTGTTTCAACTTTCCACAAAATTAAAGCAATCTGAGCTATTTCGAACATAAATATGTGATAAATCATTAATCAGTGATGACCTTTTGCAGGAAAGATCCAGCAGATGAGCACAAACAAGCTTTTAGATGTTTATTCCTCTAGATCCAAACTAAAAGGCAAGTAAAAGGTCataatataaaaccaaaataaataaaaagatcATAGATTGGATCAGTTTTCTTTCACATGTACTTTAACTATCACATACATATGTAGTTCCTTATTTATGCAACCAATCAAAATTATTCTAGTAAATCTAAAGCTCATCATCAGATATAAAATTTGAAGCAACAGATAAATAACAAGATGCAGTGATGTACCAATACTAATATCATCTCCGGCAACGTCAATTCTattaaacatattcaaataagtaaattagggttacaatttaaaaaaaaaccaaAATTAAAAATTCAGGGTTTCGATTTTAAAAAACCCCAATTGAAAACTACTCACCGAGAAGACCCTATTTCAAAATAACATAGTAAATTCACTTACCGATTCGAGTTTCTAAAATGATAACCAAGTAGAGAAGATCCTAATTCAAGCTTATCCTCTTATGAGCTTAGCATAGAAAAATGGAGAGAGATGGTGGAGATGATGGTGGTGAGTGGTGGAGATGATGGTGGTGAGCAGAGCGGCGGTGATGTTGGTGAGTGGGGGTGGTGAGTGGTGGAGATGATGATGGTGGGGTGAGAGAGTCGGGGCGAGAGAGTcggatgagagagagagagagcttctGTGTGTTCATTTtatttagtttttagtttttcaAGTTATGTGTCTCGTGGGGGAAAAACAAAAAGGGGGGAGAATATTTGCTAAGGGGGGAAAATTATTTGGCTAAGGCGGAAACAAAAATAAAGTGGGCGGGGAGTGAATTTTTTTTTGGAACTTCAGACATCAGTTTTAAAATAACCGATATTTTAAAACAACATAGAAATCAtaaaaacacggggtgatgttataaattcttttaacatcagtggcaaacctaaccgatgtctaatgtgtgatgtctattgacagttTTCTTGTAGTGCTTATCCTGTTGTCTGTTGGAGGAGGCTGAGTGTTAAGGGGAGAAGGCGCATGAGACGCGTCATCCTCTTCCAGACCAAAGATGATCCtcttatttttaatggaatctgCAGCCCCGATTCTGAAATCACTTACCCATTTCTGGGTGTCTTCATCAAACATAGAGAAAGTGTATTCTAGGTCATTTGCTATGAACCCAGAATACCACTCTTCGAAACCGGCTGCAAAACTATTCTGATATACTAACTTCTTCTCCTCCTTCCATCCATGTAGTCTGTCATTGTTCAGAGTGTCAAGATCCAGCTGCATTGTAGAATTTAGAGAGATTACATCCTCCATAGCCTTCTACATAGAGGTGACATTGCCTTCCAGCACCGCTTTCTCACCCTCAAGATGCGTCATGTCCTCCTGCAGGCGCTTGATCTCGGAATTTTTTTCTTGGGCGAGCAAATTGATGTACTTTTCTAAGGATTTGATCTTGTCTTCAGCCTGGCTTTTGGCAGTATCAGTGACGGCAAGGCGCGCCCTAAGCCTAGTAGCCATGTTGGCTATTTGCCTAGCATGCAGGAGGAGCTCGGCTGCAGCCCTTACCATGGCTTATTCTGTTTGCTCCTCTGTCTTGAAAGTCCAGCCTCGAACTTCATCTTCAGTGCAGTCGCCAGCTGAGGACGCGCCCAAATATCGGAGAATGAAGGATTGCTCATCTGGCACTACTTTCTAACGCTTTGAGGGTGCGTCCTCCTTCTCAGGGATGTCCAATACTGTAGTTTCAGCAATTTTTGGTGGAGGGGAAGGAGTCACAGCAGGAGTAGAGCTCTTAGCCTTTGGATCAGATTTCACATGAGCCTGCTTCCTGGATCTCAGTTTTTGGTAGCTCTAATAGCAAATCCTTTTGGAAGAGAAGTCATATATGTGATATAAACATGGAAAAACGTTAGCCAAATAAGGTAGACGCGTCCAGATAGTAGGACGCGCCGAGAACATAATTTATAGATTGTCAATGCATAAATGTCAATTAGAATGCATATAAAGACATGTAAATGCATGAAGATATGTCAGAAAAAATGTATGCAAAGACATGAAGAGTGCATGTATATATGTGACGATGACGCGTCCTAAATATACGACGCGTCCTACTAAAAGACACATTGACTATAACATGGATTATGAGGAAAATATGAGTGACATGCTAATGATGTCAGTCACAAATATTATAGGAAGACGCACCCTGAAACTAAGGCGCACCCAAAACAAAGATACGTATGCAGGAAATGCCTATAAATCAGATTAAGTTTTGCATGTAAAAGGAAAGACAAACATACGCATGACGCGTTAAAGAAATATGATGCGTCCTACAAATTTTGGTGAGTTGGTACTTTTAAAATGAGAAGCTGATTCTATAGCTTTGGACGCGTCCAAAGATGGATGACGCATCCTTTCTCATATATACTTACCTTATTCTAAGTCAAATTGCTTACTGATATCAATCTCAACCACTTCTGCGGCACTAAGGCCCCTGGCTTTTTCTGAGGTTGTGAGAACAGGTTTTCCATTATAAAACTCGCGGAATTTGCAGACAGAACCAACCCGGGCGGACAACACCTACTAGTTTGAGGTTGTCTTCTGTGATCATATCTTTGAGATTGAAATGCTGCTCAGCGTATTTTAAGACTTTCTCCgctcttttcttcttttttccttttAGTTCTCTTTAGATTCTTTTGTCTAGaagaaaagagaagaaaagtgaGTAATACAACGGTTTGGGAAACAGAAGAGGACGCACCTTAAATATAGGACACGTCCACAAAATGAAACTTACTTGGCTCAAGGTTAAAACGGACACGGGCTCGCTTTACATCAGAGATGTAGAAGAAGGGCTCATTCTAGTCTCGTTCGTGGTTGATCTTCCCCTCGTTGAAACCTTTATTATTCAGCCATTTGTTGACTACAAGGAAATGATAGCCTGGGATGGATTTTCTGATACTATAGAAATAGCTGAATTCCTTCATGGAGGGCGCGTCCATTCTGAGATTATGATACATTATGTACAAAGCCCAAGCAAGTTTGTAAGAGTTATGAGATAGTTGTATAGGGGCTACGTCGTACCATCTCAAAATTTTCTTGATAAATGGGTGTAAGGGCACGCCCACACCTAGGGAGATTAATTTTGGTGTAAGCACCATTCTGGGAATCCTTTGATTTCCAATGTTAAAGATGTATGGCCTCATTTTTCGAAGAGGGTGCGCTCAGATGCCCTCCATGTCATAATACTTCGTGCACCACTGGATCTCCAGGTTAGTCACGGTGGAGTCAAGAGCTACGCAAGCTAGCTTGTTTTCCTTTTTCCCTTGAGCATTTTTCTCTGCCTCAATTAGGGTATGAAGTTCTATCCCATCACAATCCAGTTCAATATCTGAGGGTTCCCAGTGTTCTAGGAGAGGATCGGATTTTTGAGGAGACACATGATATTTTTCAGGGTCAGGAATCCTCCTCTCGAATTCACTTACGCTAAGAGGGGACGCATCCTGAGAGTGTGACGCGCCCTGAGAGGATGACGCGTCCTCAGTAGCTTTATGTTGTTGGGGATTGCTAGATGATGGATGGATTTCATCATCAGTCCAATCCTCCATGGCTGCTCTAGTATTGAGGATTGGGGTTCTCTTATGTTTTGTTATTCTCTTTCCTTTTCAAGAGCTTAAAGGAACATGATCCATAGAGTCGGAGCTGGAATCTGGCATTATAgaaatctttgatttgagagatTCAAAGACGCGTATTTCTGCTTCAAGAAAGGAACTCGTCCTGTGAAATTCAGGGATTCAGGTTTGATAGAGATCGAATGTGGGGAGTAAATCCCAAGGCGTTTGTTGAGAATTTTAAATGGATGGAAAGGTGATGAAGATGACGCGTCCTCCAGCTGAAATAAGAAGGAAGAAGATCTTGAGGACGCGTCCAtgtttataaaatatatatatgtaaatatactGAAAATATGTAAAAGACAGCAAGGGCGAAGGAAAGATTGTGAGGACGCGTCCTAAATGTCTATCGCAGGAAGTATGTTGGGGTGACGCGTCCTAGGTGAACAAGTGTGTCTATGTAATTCTTGGTTGAAACAACTTAAATTGTAGTAAAATATAGGACGCGCCCTAAGTGGTAGACGCGTCCACAACCGTGGGGATATAGCAGAATATGAAACGATTATAGTTAATTTGGGGAAATTAAATTAAAACCCTAGAAACATGCAATTTCGGAATCAAATAGGCAAAATATGATGCTTTGAtagatatatacacatatacatacaaaagGAAATGAAGAACAGTTAAAGTAAAAATGAAGCATATGAACATTTTTTTCTTATTGCGGTTGGATTACTCGACCAAATAAAGAAATAAAAGATGATTTTCATACCTCGTAAGTTGGGGGTTGGATTAAGCTACAGAAATCGAGAAATGGCCGGCTGAATCGTCGGAGTTTTGAACCTAAAGCTTAGGGTCGGCGGTGATGGCGGTTTCCTGATAGAGAAAAGAGGAAAGTGATAATGATGTGGTGTGTTAGGGTATTTATAAGAAAGTAGGTGGATGACGTGTGTGCCAGCTGTCACACAATGGTCAGTTGTGAAAACCTTGGGCACATCCATGGTGTTAGGACGCGTCCTGATG
This sequence is a window from Apium graveolens cultivar Ventura chromosome 9, ASM990537v1, whole genome shotgun sequence. Protein-coding genes within it:
- the LOC141685687 gene encoding uncharacterized protein LOC141685687 — translated: MEDVISLNSTMQLDLDTLNNDRLHGWKEEKKLVYQNSFAAGFEEWYSGFIANDLEYTFSMFDEDTQKWVSDFRIGAADSIKNKRIIFGLEEDDASHAPSPLNTQPPPTDNRISTTRKLSLLGNRIQGSIPQELANIATLQELFLEDNLLEGPIPRNFGSLIGLRRFVVSANKLNGTIPEIFGNLRNLEDFRIDGNDFSGKIPDFIGNWTNMTRLRISDLTGRNSTIPDLKDMQSLHVLILRNCLINGALPEYFGVLGQLKTLDVSYNNFSRTAEYNCQPSNV